In one Lolium rigidum isolate FL_2022 chromosome 3, APGP_CSIRO_Lrig_0.1, whole genome shotgun sequence genomic region, the following are encoded:
- the LOC124701062 gene encoding auxin-responsive protein SAUR32-like, producing MQGEEKKGKVKKGWLAVMVDEDQRRFVIPIAYLYHPLFRRLLEAARDTYGYHSSGPLRLPCSVDEFLRLRALVERETSSAHSSSSHRVHLAPCTRAKVTS from the coding sequence ATGCAGGGCGAGGAGAAGAAAGGGAAGGTGAAGAAGGGGTGGCTGGCGGTGATGGTCGACGAGGACCAGCGGCGGTTCGTCATCCCCATCGCCTACCTCTACCACCCGCTCTTCCGCCGGctgctggaggcggcgcgggacACCTACGGCTACCACTCATCCGGTCCGCTGCGCCTCCCTTGCTCCGTCGACGAGTTCCTCCGCCTGCGAGCGCTCGTCGAGCGGGAGACGTCGTCGGCGCACTCGTCCTCTTCGCACCGCGTGCACTTGGCCCCGTGCACCCGCGCTAAGGTCACGTCGTGA